From a single Deltaproteobacteria bacterium genomic region:
- a CDS encoding CPBP family intramembrane metalloprotease, whose product MSPSPADSPRALLLPYALPYLCYVGLGSVFDVRSEPLQLYGARALVVGAALVWGMRFWLPLRGPKPLGGSLALGGVVGLVGTAVWIALAAPFAPEVAAPWSDSAWLARALVATALPPLIEEPLLRGYVFGLVLLVERARRAGAALGHAFDRDSLASIAPGQWSWLALGVSSAAFASGHAPSEWLAAGVYGLLMCGLWIARGDLVSCVSAHAISNAALAVYVRTTGSWVLW is encoded by the coding sequence ATGTCACCCTCGCCGGCCGATTCCCCACGCGCGCTGCTGCTGCCCTACGCGCTTCCCTACCTGTGTTACGTGGGGCTCGGATCGGTCTTCGACGTGCGCTCCGAGCCGCTCCAGCTCTACGGCGCGCGCGCGCTCGTGGTCGGCGCGGCACTGGTCTGGGGCATGCGCTTCTGGCTTCCGCTGCGCGGGCCGAAGCCGCTCGGCGGCTCGCTCGCTCTCGGCGGCGTGGTCGGCCTCGTCGGCACCGCAGTGTGGATCGCGCTCGCCGCGCCGTTCGCGCCCGAGGTGGCCGCGCCCTGGAGCGACTCCGCGTGGCTGGCGCGCGCGCTCGTCGCGACGGCGCTTCCGCCGCTGATCGAGGAGCCGCTGCTGCGGGGCTACGTATTCGGGCTGGTGCTGCTCGTCGAGCGCGCACGGCGCGCGGGCGCCGCGCTCGGCCACGCGTTCGATCGCGACTCGCTCGCCTCGATCGCGCCCGGCCAGTGGAGCTGGCTTGCGCTCGGGGTCTCGAGCGCCGCGTTCGCGTCCGGACACGCACCGTCGGAGTGGCTCGCGGCGGGGGTCTACGGCCTGCTGATGTGCGGGCTCTGGATCGCGCGCGGCGACCTCGTATCATGCGTCTCGGCCCACGCCATCAGCAACGCAGCTCTGGCCGTCTACGTGCGCACGACCGGCAGCTGGGTGCTCTGGTGA
- the dprA gene encoding DNA-protecting protein DprA has product MRCRRGRPRRRERASRRAASARAAEARSACPRPVPRRPRARARRRAGAARSARRRPIRAPRNTGREARRAAAARVGNRPARVTCAGYSSRHHPARSRGESVDEEVAARVELACLPGLRRAQAQRLIEVFGTAAAVLGADAKARGVRLSPALAAAIERARSAPAAPSLLADARERGIRALAPGSAGFPEGLAAIPDPPLAIWVRGELSAGPALAIVGARRGSARGLACAREFAREVAIAGVSIASGLAYGIDSAAHEGALDGRGHTLAVLASGLDRVTPTGQRGLAERVLSAGGAWLSEHAPGAGAHPHHFPERNRLISGLAAATLIVEAREKSGSLWTARHALEQGREVLVVPGPIDSDLSRGSNRLLREGATPALEPADAIEAVLGPLARRPVAECAPAASDAEGSPARAVLALLRDGPRDADEVARALGLAPAELSRILLDLELAGLLLRSGVRLARARPG; this is encoded by the coding sequence CTGCGGTGCCGACGAGGCCGACCACGCCGCCGAGAGCGAGCGAGCCGCCGAGCGGCTTCGGCCCGCGCAGCGGAAGCCAGAAGCGCATGCCCCAGACCAGTGCCGCGCCGACCACGAGCGCGCGCGCGCCGTAGAGCTGGAGCGGCTCGGAGCGCACGTCGAAGACCGATCCGAGCCCCACGTAACACAGGTAGGGAAGCGCGTAGGGCAGCAGCAGCGCGCGTGGGGAATCGGCCGGCGAGGGTGACATGCGCCGGCTACTCTAGCCGTCATCACCCCGCGCGGTCCCGCGGAGAGTCCGTGGACGAAGAAGTCGCGGCGCGCGTCGAGCTCGCCTGTCTACCCGGATTGCGCCGGGCGCAGGCCCAGCGTCTGATCGAAGTTTTCGGCACGGCCGCGGCCGTGCTCGGCGCCGATGCGAAGGCGCGCGGCGTTCGGCTCTCGCCCGCGCTCGCCGCAGCCATCGAGCGGGCGCGCTCGGCGCCGGCGGCGCCGAGCCTGCTCGCCGACGCCCGCGAGCGCGGGATTCGCGCGCTCGCGCCGGGCTCCGCGGGCTTCCCCGAAGGCCTGGCCGCGATTCCCGATCCACCGCTGGCGATCTGGGTCCGCGGCGAGCTCTCGGCCGGTCCCGCGCTCGCGATCGTGGGCGCGCGCCGCGGCTCGGCCCGCGGGCTCGCCTGCGCGCGTGAGTTCGCGCGCGAGGTCGCGATTGCAGGCGTATCGATCGCGAGCGGGCTCGCCTACGGAATCGATTCGGCCGCGCACGAGGGCGCGCTCGACGGTCGCGGGCACACGCTCGCGGTGCTCGCCTCGGGGCTCGACCGCGTGACGCCGACCGGCCAGCGCGGGCTCGCGGAGCGCGTTCTCTCCGCGGGCGGCGCGTGGCTCTCCGAGCACGCGCCCGGAGCAGGCGCGCACCCGCACCATTTCCCGGAGCGCAACCGGCTGATCAGCGGACTCGCGGCCGCCACGCTGATCGTCGAGGCGCGCGAGAAGAGCGGCTCGCTCTGGACCGCGCGCCACGCGCTGGAGCAGGGCCGCGAGGTGCTTGTCGTTCCCGGCCCGATCGACTCCGATCTGTCTCGCGGCAGCAACCGGCTGCTCCGCGAGGGCGCGACCCCGGCGCTCGAGCCGGCCGACGCGATCGAGGCCGTGCTCGGGCCGCTCGCGCGCAGGCCGGTCGCCGAGTGCGCCCCGGCCGCCTCGGACGCCGAGGGCTCGCCGGCGCGCGCGGTTCTCGCGCTGCTCCGCGACGGTCCTCGCGACGCGGACGAGGTCGCGCGCGCGCTCGGCCTCGCGCCTGCGGAGCTCTCGCGAATCCTGCTCGATCTCGAGCTCGCCGGGCTGCTGCTGCGCTCCGGCGTCCGGCTCGCCCGAGCGCGGCCCGGCTGA